A section of the Pseudomonas tritici genome encodes:
- a CDS encoding AAA family ATPase codes for MAYRIHILGAAGAGTTTLGKALAERLNVAYFDSDNFYWQQTPDPFTVARPKDERIRLLQEQAADLEGWVLSGSLCGWGDPMIPHFTHVVFLRLDSQSRLHRLRLREVQRYGDAILPGGSRHENSVAFLAWAARYDGGNHSLRSLRRHETWLKALTCPVMRLDSTHHSVEGLVSQLMPSVCRASGR; via the coding sequence ATGGCCTACAGAATTCACATCCTCGGTGCAGCGGGCGCCGGTACCACGACGCTGGGCAAGGCCTTGGCCGAACGCTTGAACGTTGCCTATTTCGATTCGGACAACTTCTACTGGCAGCAGACGCCAGACCCTTTCACCGTCGCGCGACCCAAAGATGAACGCATCCGCTTGCTGCAGGAACAAGCCGCCGATCTTGAAGGCTGGGTGCTGTCCGGCTCACTGTGCGGCTGGGGCGACCCCATGATCCCGCACTTCACCCACGTAGTATTCCTGCGTCTCGACTCGCAATCACGCCTGCACCGTCTGCGCCTGCGGGAAGTGCAACGCTACGGCGATGCGATCCTGCCAGGTGGTAGCCGCCATGAAAACAGCGTCGCGTTCCTGGCCTGGGCCGCCCGCTATGATGGCGGTAACCACAGCCTGCGTAGCTTGCGCCGGCATGAAACCTGGCTAAAGGCGCTGACCTGCCCGGTGATGCGGCTGGACTCTACGCACCATTCGGTTGAGGGGTTGGTGAGTCAATTGATGCCGTCGGTGTGCCGAGCAAGCGGGAGATGA
- a CDS encoding amidase family protein codes for MLGIAYGMGSIVRQLVQSFAGDYAPVASKAVPPGTEYLSVKELGTQMARSDGLTSANLVTYLQERIRKVDPQLSSVIELNPEALEAARELDRERASGNVRGPLHGIPVLLKDTIETSGMQTSAGAYGLVGATAGKNAPLVDHLIQQGAVILGKTNMTELAGFRGGPDGWSSRGGQTRNPHQPGADVGGSSSGSAAAVAAGLAPLAVGAETNGSIIVPAAFNGVVGLKPSVGLLDRNGIIPASQRQDTPGPMARSVFDVALMLNAMSGSDPQDPASVGAPQGIDYTELLVPGALKGKRIGYPATFSANGETLPVVNSVQFGRTLEVLREQDAVLVPVNMRLADASRYDELLLSDVKEELNGYLAKRSGLPVKSLTELIKFNNERDGTDVDHQPVLKEISASTLTPEQRKPLWDELIQDFRSTVDDPITSEKLDAMVSDFETNSYFGVAAAGYPGIAVPSGANEDGLPTSAYFFGTRWSEPTLLAVAHGYEQAAQAAIKPGL; via the coding sequence ATGTTAGGTATCGCATATGGTATGGGCTCCATCGTTCGGCAACTCGTGCAGTCCTTCGCTGGCGACTACGCTCCCGTCGCGTCAAAGGCAGTTCCTCCAGGTACCGAATACCTCAGTGTCAAAGAGCTAGGCACGCAAATGGCCCGGTCGGACGGGCTCACATCGGCCAATCTGGTCACTTACCTGCAGGAACGGATTCGCAAGGTGGACCCGCAACTGAGCTCCGTCATTGAACTCAACCCTGAAGCACTTGAGGCCGCACGCGAGTTGGATCGTGAGCGAGCCAGCGGCAACGTGCGCGGGCCGCTGCATGGCATTCCTGTTTTGCTCAAGGACACCATTGAAACCTCAGGCATGCAAACCAGTGCAGGTGCGTATGGACTGGTCGGCGCAACGGCCGGCAAGAACGCGCCGTTGGTTGATCACCTGATTCAGCAGGGCGCGGTAATCCTGGGTAAAACCAATATGACCGAACTGGCTGGGTTTCGAGGTGGCCCCGATGGCTGGAGTAGCCGGGGTGGGCAAACCCGCAACCCTCACCAGCCCGGTGCGGACGTCGGCGGTTCCAGCTCCGGTTCCGCCGCCGCAGTCGCCGCTGGCCTGGCACCCTTGGCGGTGGGGGCTGAAACCAATGGTTCGATCATTGTGCCGGCAGCGTTCAATGGTGTTGTCGGGCTCAAGCCCAGCGTCGGCCTGCTGGATCGCAATGGGATTATCCCCGCGAGCCAGCGCCAGGACACACCGGGCCCGATGGCTCGCTCGGTGTTCGACGTAGCGCTGATGCTCAATGCCATGTCCGGCAGCGATCCTCAAGACCCAGCGAGTGTAGGAGCGCCCCAAGGTATTGATTACACCGAACTACTGGTTCCGGGCGCCTTGAAAGGCAAGCGTATTGGATATCCCGCGACGTTCTCCGCAAATGGCGAAACCCTGCCAGTGGTGAATAGCGTGCAATTTGGCCGGACACTTGAGGTGCTTCGCGAGCAGGATGCGGTATTGGTGCCGGTCAACATGCGCTTGGCGGATGCCTCACGCTACGACGAGTTACTGCTTTCGGATGTAAAGGAGGAACTGAACGGTTACCTGGCCAAGCGTTCGGGGTTACCAGTCAAGTCGTTGACCGAGTTGATCAAGTTCAACAACGAGCGCGATGGCACCGACGTGGATCATCAACCGGTGCTCAAGGAAATCAGCGCTTCAACCCTGACACCGGAGCAGCGCAAGCCACTGTGGGACGAATTGATCCAGGATTTTCGCAGCACAGTGGACGACCCGATCACGTCGGAAAAACTCGACGCCATGGTCTCGGATTTCGAGACCAACAGTTACTTCGGTGTCGCAGCGGCCGGCTACCCAGGGATCGCCGTACCTTCCGGGGCGAACGAGGACGGGCTACCGACCAGTGCCTACTTTTTTGGTACCCGCTGGTCCGAGCCCACGTTGTTGGCAGTGGCCCATGGGTATGAGCAGGCAGCCCAGGCGGCAATCAAACCTGGGCTTTGA
- a CDS encoding TetR/AcrR family transcriptional regulator codes for MTAPQRLTDRKREAIVAAAIAEFRENGFEVTSMDKIAATAGVSKRTVYNHFPSKEELFAEILHQLWASSVAQLDVSYASDRPLREQLRGLLEAKMKMMSDANFLDLARVAIAATIHSPERAQDMVNRLSTREEGFTQWVRAAQEDGRLNCSDPAFAAHQIQSLLKAFAFWPQITLGLPVLDAANQASVIESAIDLFLAGYAVPPSSHQ; via the coding sequence ATGACTGCCCCTCAACGCCTCACCGACCGCAAACGCGAAGCCATCGTGGCAGCGGCCATCGCCGAGTTTCGCGAGAACGGTTTCGAGGTCACCAGCATGGACAAGATCGCCGCCACCGCCGGCGTTTCCAAGCGCACGGTGTATAACCACTTCCCCAGCAAGGAAGAGTTGTTCGCCGAAATACTCCATCAACTCTGGGCCAGCAGCGTCGCACAACTCGACGTCAGCTACGCCAGCGATCGCCCGCTGCGTGAACAACTGCGTGGGTTGCTGGAAGCGAAGATGAAGATGATGTCGGACGCCAATTTCCTCGACCTGGCCCGGGTCGCGATCGCCGCCACCATCCACTCCCCGGAGCGCGCACAAGACATGGTCAACCGCCTGAGCACGCGTGAAGAAGGCTTCACCCAGTGGGTACGCGCCGCTCAAGAGGACGGCCGACTCAACTGCAGCGACCCGGCATTTGCCGCGCACCAGATCCAGAGCCTGCTCAAAGCCTTCGCATTCTGGCCGCAGATCACGTTGGGCCTGCCGGTACTCGACGCGGCCAATCAGGCCAGCGTTATCGAGTCAGCCATTGACCTGTTTCTGGCTGGGTACGCGGTCCCCCCTTCAAGTCATCAGTAA
- a CDS encoding helix-turn-helix domain-containing protein, which yields MSSLAMSSFVEQQIVLHQFTAKHSVQARAMLGWSREDLARLAGVSAEAIQQFESQRDVGDETRLALAFRLEAEGLVFFPGFAPGWGMSVRRFDTTSTEPTPQGIISRLLGTPTASIDSPTPQPNGA from the coding sequence ATGTCCTCTCTGGCAATGAGCTCTTTCGTAGAACAGCAGATCGTCCTGCATCAATTCACCGCCAAACACAGCGTACAGGCACGCGCGATGCTGGGCTGGAGCCGGGAAGACCTGGCCCGCCTGGCAGGTGTGTCGGCGGAGGCGATTCAACAGTTTGAAAGCCAGCGAGATGTGGGTGATGAAACCCGTCTGGCATTGGCATTTCGGTTGGAGGCCGAGGGGTTGGTATTTTTCCCGGGGTTTGCGCCGGGGTGGGGAATGAGTGTGCGCCGGTTTGACACGACCTCAACCGAGCCCACGCCCCAAGGCATCATCTCCCGCTTGCTCGGCACACCGACGGCATCAATTGACTCACCAACCCCTCAACCGAATGGTGCGTAG
- a CDS encoding MFS transporter — MVTYSLVIRRLLICSVTIVVSRAMTSPLLALLLSTRLGLNQQDIGLLMGIAVFIATLLGLYGGYIIDRLEKRKLLILAMLSSSIGFLLLTFASNLYLTTLTLVITEAASALFLIGSKAIISENLPVGDRAKVFSLRYTLTNVGYATGPMVGVVIAGHMQLAPFLIASAIAFGSVFLMIGIPPTQRDDSHKPLSFLSTLRTLRSDRTLILFTSGSLLSTIVHGRYTLYLSQFLLVAYKPAEALKILSAVLACNAVTVILMQYQIGRFLKREQLRYWIVLGTLLFIVGLIGFSLADSLLTWCLAMFVFTLGEMIIYPSEFLFIDTIAPDALRGSYYGAQNLAAFGGAMSPVICGYLLINAAPASMFYALGALTAIGGTLCFMSGRRVAENPPPPTLHI, encoded by the coding sequence GTGGTCACCTACTCCCTGGTAATCCGCCGCCTGCTGATCTGCTCGGTGACCATCGTGGTCAGCCGTGCCATGACCAGCCCGCTGCTGGCCTTGCTGCTCAGCACGCGCCTGGGCCTTAACCAGCAGGACATCGGCTTGCTGATGGGCATCGCCGTATTCATCGCGACACTGTTGGGCCTGTACGGCGGCTACATCATCGACCGCCTGGAAAAGCGCAAGCTGCTGATCCTGGCCATGCTGTCCAGCTCCATCGGTTTTCTGTTGCTGACCTTTGCCAGCAACCTCTACCTCACCACCTTGACCCTGGTGATCACCGAAGCGGCGTCGGCGCTATTCCTGATTGGCTCCAAAGCCATCATCAGCGAAAACCTGCCGGTGGGTGATCGCGCCAAGGTGTTTTCCCTGCGCTACACGCTGACCAACGTCGGCTATGCCACTGGCCCGATGGTCGGCGTGGTGATTGCCGGCCATATGCAGTTGGCGCCGTTTCTGATCGCCAGCGCCATCGCGTTTGGTAGCGTATTCCTGATGATAGGCATTCCACCCACCCAACGGGATGACAGCCACAAACCCTTGAGTTTCCTCAGCACCTTGCGCACGTTGCGCAGCGACCGCACGCTGATCCTGTTCACCAGCGGCAGCCTGCTGAGCACCATTGTCCACGGGCGCTACACCCTGTATCTGTCGCAGTTTTTGCTGGTGGCCTACAAGCCCGCCGAGGCGCTGAAGATTCTGTCTGCGGTGCTGGCCTGCAACGCCGTCACCGTGATCTTGATGCAGTACCAGATCGGGCGGTTTCTCAAGCGTGAGCAACTGCGTTACTGGATCGTGCTCGGCACCTTGCTGTTCATTGTCGGGCTGATCGGGTTCAGCCTGGCCGACAGCCTGCTCACCTGGTGCCTGGCGATGTTCGTATTCACCTTGGGCGAGATGATCATCTACCCCTCGGAGTTCCTGTTTATCGACACCATCGCTCCCGATGCCCTGCGCGGCAGTTACTACGGTGCGCAGAACCTGGCGGCGTTTGGCGGAGCGATGAGCCCGGTGATTTGTGGTTATCTATTGATCAATGCGGCGCCCGCCAGCATGTTCTATGCCCTTGGTGCACTCACAGCAATCGGTGGCACCTTGTGCTTCATGAGTGGGCGACGCGTGGCTGAGAACCCGCCGCCCCCAACACTACACATCTAA
- a CDS encoding ABC transporter substrate-binding protein, which produces MKKLFIPTLLAGLMASTCVLAALPAAIKDKGEISAAIVPNYPPMDFKDPATNKLTGFDFDLGNALAERLGVKIKWQETGFEQMLSGLTTKRVDIVLSGMTDTAERQKSVTFIDYFTSGPQLYTLAKREEIKELTDLCGKKVGTSRRTTWPSEIAAWSKENCEAAGKPAIVVIGTEGSADARAQLQQNRLDAAMQGSETIPYLMSLDKGKYKPVGLAISKQFTGLGIEKSNTELVTAISEALQGMIDDGTYGKILKKWDLEQGAVEKISINAGQ; this is translated from the coding sequence ATGAAAAAATTGTTTATCCCAACGTTGCTCGCAGGCCTGATGGCTTCCACCTGTGTATTGGCGGCATTGCCGGCGGCAATCAAGGACAAGGGTGAGATCAGCGCGGCCATCGTGCCGAATTATCCACCGATGGATTTCAAGGACCCCGCCACCAATAAGCTCACTGGTTTCGACTTCGACTTGGGCAATGCCCTCGCCGAACGCCTGGGCGTGAAGATCAAATGGCAGGAAACCGGCTTCGAGCAAATGCTCAGCGGCCTGACCACCAAGCGCGTGGACATCGTGCTGTCGGGCATGACCGACACCGCCGAACGCCAGAAGTCGGTGACCTTTATCGACTACTTCACCAGTGGCCCGCAGCTGTACACCCTGGCCAAGCGTGAAGAGATCAAGGAATTGACTGACCTGTGCGGTAAAAAAGTCGGCACCAGCCGTCGTACCACCTGGCCGTCGGAAATTGCCGCGTGGAGCAAGGAAAACTGCGAAGCAGCGGGTAAGCCAGCGATCGTGGTGATTGGTACTGAGGGCTCGGCGGATGCGCGGGCGCAGTTGCAGCAGAACCGCCTGGATGCGGCGATGCAGGGCAGCGAGACGATTCCTTATTTGATGTCGTTGGACAAGGGCAAGTACAAGCCGGTGGGCCTGGCGATTTCCAAGCAGTTTACGGGGCTCGGGATTGAGAAGAGCAACACCGAGTTGGTCACGGCGATCAGTGAAGCGTTGCAGGGCATGATTGATGATGGGACCTACGGCAAGATCCTGAAGAAGTGGGATCTGGAGCAAGGTGCAGTGGAAAAAATCTCCATCAATGCCGGCCAGTAA
- a CDS encoding diguanylate cyclase yields the protein MENRRGKGLSFARRIYKPRIIGLGIGCISVAGALYPLAMPGWVWAFLLFNGFAWAHLAYQLSTRAQFPYQAEQRNLLYDSLWGGFWATATQFTPLTTVTILSMMTMNNVAAGGKRLFLRGLLAQAAGIGVAGALFGFTFNPNVSLTQVYTCLPMLTLYPMAIGMVCYQLAIKLSEHKRALSALSRTDSLTGLLNHGSWKDLLHLKFHKCQQQQSHATIALIDIDHFKQINDTHGHIVGDAVLRQLSLELRRNLRENDLAGRYGGDEFCVILPQVPLEEAAQVMERMRETFCNYRNPQIPELRVSLSIGLADFHPYFTDAAMWLNAADRALYAAKDTGRNRVNVSEEVIAHSA from the coding sequence ATGGAAAACAGACGAGGCAAAGGGCTTTCATTTGCCAGGCGTATCTACAAGCCAAGGATTATCGGCCTGGGTATCGGCTGCATCAGTGTCGCAGGCGCCCTTTATCCGCTGGCGATGCCGGGCTGGGTATGGGCATTCCTGCTGTTCAACGGTTTTGCCTGGGCGCATCTGGCATACCAACTCTCGACTCGTGCGCAATTCCCCTATCAGGCCGAGCAGCGCAATCTGCTGTACGACTCGTTGTGGGGTGGATTCTGGGCCACGGCCACGCAGTTCACGCCCCTCACAACCGTGACGATCCTTTCAATGATGACCATGAACAACGTCGCTGCGGGCGGCAAGCGTCTGTTCCTGCGCGGGTTGTTGGCGCAAGCCGCCGGTATCGGCGTCGCAGGTGCGCTGTTCGGCTTCACGTTCAACCCCAATGTCAGCCTCACTCAGGTTTACACCTGCCTGCCGATGCTGACGCTCTACCCCATGGCCATCGGGATGGTCTGCTACCAACTGGCGATCAAACTGTCCGAACATAAACGTGCGCTCAGCGCCCTCAGCCGCACCGACAGCCTCACCGGCCTGCTTAACCACGGTTCATGGAAAGACCTGCTGCACCTCAAGTTCCACAAGTGCCAGCAGCAACAAAGCCACGCCACGATTGCCTTGATCGATATCGATCACTTCAAACAGATCAACGACACCCACGGCCACATCGTCGGTGATGCCGTACTGCGCCAATTGAGCCTGGAACTGCGGCGCAACCTGCGTGAAAACGACTTGGCCGGGCGTTACGGTGGCGATGAGTTCTGTGTGATTCTTCCGCAAGTACCGTTGGAAGAAGCGGCGCAGGTGATGGAACGCATGCGCGAAACCTTCTGCAACTATCGCAACCCGCAGATCCCAGAGCTGCGTGTCAGCCTGAGCATCGGCCTGGCAGATTTCCACCCCTACTTCACCGATGCCGCGATGTGGCTGAATGCGGCGGATCGGGCGCTGTACGCCGCCAAGGACACCGGGCGCAACCGGGTCAATGTCAGCGAAGAAGTGATCGCCCACTCCGCCTGA
- a CDS encoding MBL fold metallo-hydrolase — MATISSRVDSSPATPRQDQGHFSNDAPVQHGGFGKTLRIFWNMLFNKPRSTRPVGQIPVQPLTREQLLAAPDHSVFRLGHSTVLLKMRGKFWVTDPVFAERASPFSWAGPKRFHQPPISLEELPPLEAVILSHNHYDHLDRKAVVQLADKTRYFLAPLGVGDTLVKWGVEASKVHQLDWWQGTEVDGIRFVATPAQHFSGRGLFDANQTLWCSWVMIDGARRIFFSGDTGYFDGFKRIGEQYGPFDLTLMETGAYNVDWPHVHMQPEQTLQAHIDLKGRWLLPIHNGTFDLAFHAWHEPFDRIMALAWERSVSITTPPMGQAFSLNQPERGYAWWLEVETQGAQEHLAS, encoded by the coding sequence ATGGCCACGATCTCGTCCCGTGTCGATTCTTCGCCAGCAACCCCCAGGCAGGACCAGGGCCACTTCAGCAACGATGCCCCTGTGCAGCACGGTGGCTTCGGCAAGACCTTGCGCATTTTCTGGAACATGCTGTTCAACAAGCCGCGCAGCACGCGACCGGTGGGGCAGATCCCGGTGCAACCGCTGACCCGCGAGCAGTTACTGGCGGCCCCGGATCACAGCGTGTTCCGCCTCGGGCATTCCACTGTATTGCTGAAAATGCGCGGTAAATTCTGGGTGACCGACCCGGTGTTCGCCGAGCGCGCGTCCCCGTTCAGTTGGGCCGGCCCCAAGCGTTTCCATCAACCGCCCATCAGTCTTGAGGAATTACCGCCGTTGGAAGCGGTAATTCTTTCCCACAACCACTACGACCATCTTGACCGCAAGGCTGTCGTCCAATTGGCTGACAAAACCCGCTATTTTCTTGCGCCCCTGGGCGTGGGCGACACCCTGGTGAAGTGGGGCGTGGAGGCGAGCAAAGTGCATCAGTTGGATTGGTGGCAAGGCACTGAGGTGGATGGCATTCGATTTGTCGCCACGCCTGCGCAGCATTTTTCCGGGCGCGGCCTGTTTGATGCCAACCAGACCCTGTGGTGTTCCTGGGTGATGATCGATGGCGCGCGGCGTATCTTTTTCAGCGGTGATACCGGTTACTTCGATGGCTTTAAACGCATCGGCGAACAGTACGGCCCGTTTGACCTGACGTTGATGGAAACAGGTGCTTACAACGTCGATTGGCCCCATGTGCACATGCAGCCGGAGCAAACCCTGCAAGCGCACATCGACCTCAAAGGCCGCTGGCTGCTGCCGATTCACAACGGCACCTTCGACCTGGCGTTTCATGCGTGGCACGAACCGTTTGACCGCATCATGGCCCTGGCGTGGGAGCGCAGCGTTTCGATTACCACGCCGCCGATGGGGCAGGCATTCAGCTTGAATCAACCCGAGCGTGGGTATGCATGGTGGTTGGAGGTGGAAACCCAAGGCGCACAGGAACACCTCGCCAGCTGA
- a CDS encoding amino acid ABC transporter ATP-binding protein — protein sequence MRSIVKAVNLNKYYDEYHALRDINIEVEQGEVMCIIGPSGSGKSTLLRCVNQLEKIDKGGLWVDGELVGYRVVGNKLHEMNESQIARQRLATGMVFQRFNLFPHMTVLQNIIEGPCQVLKRSPKEAIEDALELLARVGLADKRNAYPVELSGGQQQRVAIARALAMRPKLMLFDEPTSALDPELVGEVLSVMRDLATTGMTMIVVTHELGFAREVSNRMVFMDAGQIVEAGSPEEILISPQNPRTQSFISAVRT from the coding sequence ATGAGAAGCATCGTAAAGGCCGTCAACCTGAACAAGTATTACGACGAATATCACGCGCTGCGCGACATCAATATCGAGGTCGAGCAAGGCGAAGTCATGTGCATCATCGGCCCGTCGGGTTCGGGTAAAAGCACGCTGCTGCGTTGCGTCAACCAGTTGGAAAAAATCGACAAGGGTGGCCTGTGGGTCGACGGCGAGCTGGTGGGTTACCGGGTGGTCGGCAACAAGCTGCACGAGATGAATGAATCGCAGATCGCCCGCCAGCGCTTGGCCACCGGGATGGTGTTCCAGCGCTTCAATTTGTTCCCGCACATGACCGTGCTGCAGAACATCATCGAAGGCCCGTGCCAGGTGCTCAAGCGCTCGCCCAAGGAAGCCATTGAGGATGCGTTGGAGTTGCTCGCTCGCGTGGGCCTGGCGGACAAACGAAATGCCTACCCGGTGGAATTATCCGGTGGGCAACAGCAGCGCGTGGCGATTGCCCGAGCGCTGGCGATGCGCCCCAAATTGATGTTGTTCGACGAACCCACGTCAGCCCTTGACCCGGAGCTGGTAGGAGAAGTGCTGTCGGTGATGCGCGATTTGGCCACCACCGGCATGACCATGATCGTGGTCACCCATGAGTTGGGCTTCGCCCGCGAAGTGTCCAACCGCATGGTGTTTATGGATGCCGGCCAGATTGTGGAAGCCGGCAGCCCCGAAGAAATTCTAATAAGCCCACAAAACCCGCGTACCCAAAGCTTCATTTCTGCCGTTCGCACTTAA